From the genome of Anopheles funestus chromosome 2RL, idAnoFuneDA-416_04, whole genome shotgun sequence:
CGCTCCCTCGACTTACACGTTCTACAAAAATGTTCGTCTATCGCTCGCCAACGTGAATCCAGTGATCCAGTACAAGGAACCGATGATGCCGAGCATGATACCGGTGGGAGGATTACAAATTATGCCATCAAAACCATTACCAGACGACTTGCGCAAGGTTGTGGAAGGTGCCAAGAATGGGTTCATTCTGTTCTCGCTCGGTAGTAATGCACGTAGCGATCTCCTAGGTCAGGAACGTATTCGAAACATTCTAAACGCTATGGAGCGATTGTCACAGTATCAGTTTTTGTGGAAGTTTGAATCTGACGAGTCCAAGTTACCCGTACCGGTGCCGAAAAATGTGTACATCCGTGCCTGGATGCCCCAGAACGATTTGTTGGCCCATCCAAACATTAAGCTGTTCATCACACACGGTGGATTACTGAGCACGCAGGAAGCGATTTGGCATGGGGTTCCAATTCTTGGGTTTCCTTTGTATTCTGATCAGTTCCGAAACATCAACTATTGTGTAGAGAAAGGTGTTGCAAGACGACTCTCGATACAACACTTCCAAGCTGACGAACTCGTTCAAACGATGAAAGAGATGTTGGGCAGCGACAACTATAGTCAAAAGATGAAGCAAATGTCACGAATCTTCCGCGATCAGCCAGAAAGTCCGCTGGAACGGGCGGTCTGGTGGTGCGAATGGGTGCTTCGTAATCCGGACTCAAATCTGCTACAATCGCGAGCCGTTTATATGAGCTGGTTCCAGAAGTATTCTTACGATGTAATAACGTTTGTCCTAGGGGTTATACTTTTACTTGGAGTGACCACATGGAAGGtgataaatattgtttcagGAAGATTTCTAActacaggaaaaaaatcaaaagttgAGTAGGGTGAAGTGTGGAAATTGGAATCCAAAATTAGTGTAGTGGATCAATCTGTACTTCCTATTAATGTACAAGTCATATTTAACATAGGACATCCTAAATGCAACTAAGGCCTTATCATACGCCCAGAGTATACACTTTATTCCActcgagatttttttttattcagatatagcga
Proteins encoded in this window:
- the LOC125766255 gene encoding UDP-glucosyltransferase 2-like, encoding MHRFKDVPYIPSTPYNALSTSVTVLGSFAYPALVPNHVFDAPESMSFVQRVKNFYFDMYEMNLHETVLHPESDRIVRKLYPDAPSTYTFYKNVRLSLANVNPVIQYKEPMMPSMIPVGGLQIMPSKPLPDDLRKVVEGAKNGFILFSLGSNARSDLLGQERIRNILNAMERLSQYQFLWKFESDESKLPVPVPKNVYIRAWMPQNDLLAHPNIKLFITHGGLLSTQEAIWHGVPILGFPLYSDQFRNINYCVEKGVARRLSIQHFQADELVQTMKEMLGSDNYSQKMKQMSRIFRDQPESPLERAVWWCEWVLRNPDSNLLQSRAVYMSWFQKYSYDVITFVLGVILLLGVTTWKVINIVSGRFLTTGKKSKVE